One Nymphaea colorata isolate Beijing-Zhang1983 chromosome 12, ASM883128v2, whole genome shotgun sequence genomic window, TCatagttgtttttgttttatgacTTAGAACAattgaatattttaaacaatttgtacGGGACCATGGTGTTTTAACATGTTAATACTTGTTAACATTGATAGAGAAAATTGTGAGATGTCCGTTTTTGTACTATGGCATTTAGGAAGAATGattcattttatgtttaattgaAAGTCTTTTCTGCTTGAACTGTTAAGATATTTGAAGAGATGTCATGTTATGGCTAAGAGACCCGACAGATCTCTTTTTTTCCATCACATTCTTGTGAAAGTGTCAACTGTTCTTccaatttttcataaaagctttGTCACAACTGTGGTTGTCATTCTAAACCGGTTCCTGTGTATTTGATTAAATATATTCTTTTACTCCTTACAAGAAGAGTTCATTTGAAATACTTTCAGAACCGAGGTGAATGGCGCACGCTCTTACAATATTTGAACATGTTCATTCCAATGTGATGTGAATGCATTTCCCTTTGTTCACTGGCGTTTTGTATTGCTTTCTGATAAAAggcttttaagttttttgttcCTAAAcaatggaagacacaaacatcGGATAGAACAGATAGATCAGACAAGACgaaaacaaacgtcagacatGACAGACAGAATAGACATAACAGACACACACGAAACAAACACTGGACATGAAGAACATAgtgttttgttcctaaaatcatcaaacggtggacaaggaATACTATTGTCCATAAGGACAGGACAAtggtgtaatggacaggacgtcttGTCTGTCCTGTTCCAgtggacaacaatcaaacgacctcttaggaGTGATAAAATAAACCGCTCACCTTTAAATAAAACACAGGTCTcttactttctctttttgcatTTGGGTTAAATATCCACAATTAAAAGTAAAACCCCAAAACCTTACTCGGATCGGGCTCAAGAGATTATCATAACAATCGTGTCCATGTTATACCCGCAGACCCGGTTATTTTGGCGGGATCAGTCTCCTTCGCTTTCCGTCTCTTTGAACTCTTCCATTGACTGGTAGTTGGAGTTCCATCTTCTTACCGGTCATGGGAACTGCATTCTCCGACGATATCATTCCGCTCGTCCCCGCCTTAAATGGATCGTACCCATGGCTGAAGCCGCCGgacttccttctcctcctcggCAGAGAGGCGGTGATGAACTCATTCACGCAGATCATTATGATCCTGCAACGACAAGCCCAGATATCCCCACATTGGAAACGGACTCTCCCGGGAAGGTTATCCGATCATGTCAGAGCGAGGACGACTCTCCACATTGTTCCCCATCTTCTTCTCCCGATATATTGTCGGGAGGATCTCCTGCGAGATCGATGGAGGTGGAGGAGAATGTAATCCTCATTCCGACCACAATCTATGAGGACAAGCGCGAGGATGAAGGGAAATTGGGAATAGAAACCCTCGATCTGGGGGAGATGCCGGAAGAGGTCTCGAGGGAGTTGTCCTCGATCGATCCTCCAGGAATGGAGGATTCAGATGGCGAGATAGCTGAGAATGAGATGTCGTCGAGGAAGGAAACCGATCGCCCCCGCGAGATCGAGGGGGCCATTGAGGAGGGACAAGAAGGATCAAGGCAGAAGCAGGAATTCGAGGCGAGAATGGAGGAAGTActcgagagggagagaaatctCGGGGAGAGGCTAGCGGCCGCTGACATTCGGATTCTCGAATTAGAGAAGGAAAGGGACAGTCGGAAGTATGTGCTGGCAGAGCTCTCCATTTCGGTTCGGCGGGCGTGCGATGTGGTTGATGGCATTCTCAAGAAACTCCCCGTGGAAAGCTCTGGAGTAATCCAGGAGAGCGGTGATGGGAACAATGGAGATCTGAACTTGGATACCGAAACGAGGGATCTGGTCGGCAGCATTAAATCTTTGAACGGTCTTGTGACGGCTGCAGAAACCGCCTTTATGGAGTATGAAGAGAAGAAtagaaaggagaagaaggaattggagaaTAGCGTGGTGAGCCTAACAGAGGAAGCGAGGGATATAGGGGTTCTGCTCAAAGTAGCATTGGCGGAGAAGGAGGCCGCCGAGAGGTCTCTGAATAAATTGAAAGGAGGCGGAGGCGAGCAGAAAAGAGTGGCCATATTGCAGATAGCGGAGCGGGGTTTGCAGAGGGTGGGGTTTGGATTTATGATGGGTTCGGGTGCGAGTGAGGCAGACAGCAACGGGGTCGTGAGCTCTGGCACCAAAGTAGAGGGGAATGAGTCTGAAGAAGAAGTCGTTAGTCTGGTAAACTGTCTTCCTTCTTATGAACTCCATCGTCTAGCAGTGTGAGACGGTGGAGTTAATAGTATCTAATTTTCTGGAACATAGGTATCATTTGCCTTTGTCGTAATATTGCTGTCAGCAGGGAAACGGTTTCAGGATTAGTAGTATATATATCTCATGAATCCATCCTAAATGACGGACACCGTAGTACTAAACAAAGAGCACAGTTCAGCATGAGCTTTAACGAACTATTCAGTGTATTGGACTTGTTCTTCGAAGAAGTTATTGTCCATTCAATAACTGGCTACCTATATATTTCAGGCATCCACTATTGAAAATATGATGAAAAATCTGCGGCTTGAGATATCTGAACTGCGAAAATCTTTGGACGAATCAAGGTAATCTTTCTGCCCTTTGTTGCCTCATCTATTTAACTGCATAGATGCAATCCTTGTGTCATCCATCTCCACTTTGGTTGGTCGTGGTTGTGTTCTGTAGTTgatatttaaagtttaaactgtGAATTTGTGCTGCCGAAGGCTGACGTGGTGCAGACTATTTTGAGAGTCTTAATGTTGATAATGCTGTCAAAAGTCATTTTTCCTTCCTCGTCATCTTCAGAGCAAGTTTTAGTGACGAGGGTGAGGCCCAACCACCGAGCCTTATAGCAACACCATAGGAAAGCTCCGGCATCCAAGTCGCGGGGTTGGAATTTAATGGAGGGCCTTCGCTCTCCTCTCTTACCACCACTCATCGGGTGTCGTGGTCAAAtataatgaataatttattGAAAGTTGAACTTTGCTCTTGGTTTCAATGTTTATTGAACCAGTACTGATTTAGTTGTAAATTGGTAATTGTAAGCTATCTGCTCTAATATAGTCAATGACAGTTTTATCAATTTGGTTTCTTCCACTGGTTTCTTGTTAGCATCTCTGAGGAGGATGTAGACTTGAAGTCCACCAGCGTTTTTTTTTGCAATCAGTAGCTTATGTCGATCACGTTTCAGTAGACAGATAAGTGATCTTACATTCCTGGAAATTATGGATAATAAAGGGGATTGATCCATTTAGTTTTGCAAAGATTATATTGGTCATTTATCCTTTTCTCTGTTTCGCTGGTTTCGGTCTTCATATTCAAATGCCAGCATTGTTTCGTCTGATGCTGTctccataaaaaatttttgatgCTAGAGTTTTCTATCTCTTCCACCATCTTTTATATCAACGCCACAAACTGATAAGCTTGACGGACGGTGCAATGCAAATAGTTCCTCGATGTTACTTACCATCATTGGACCTTAATGATAACTTATCTTGAAGGCTTGGATTGGAGCTTTCTTGCTCAGGTTTTCTATTCAACATGACATTGTACTCTTTCTTGTGCCAATATCACACCATCAATATTCTTAAGGTTGTGGAGATATTTTCTGGATACCTGTGATAGTATTTTGTTGTCGTAGCATCTTATTCAATTCTCTGTTCTGTTATTTGCCAGGGCAGACAATGAGCGTTTGCAGCAACTAACAGAGAAGCAAGCCCAAAAATTATCCGAGAATCATCTGTACATAAAGGActtggaagaaagagaaaacgtGTTAACTCAAAATGTAATGTTATGATACTGTAGTTACTGCACATTGTTGGCTGCGTTCGTTTCTCATgatggttttcattatttctgTCCTTAGGTTTTTGTTTCTCGTGTTGTTTTTCATGATTTATATCCTTTTTTGAAGGTTGAGGAACTCATGATGGAAATAACGGAGGTTGAAGAAGATGTCGTTAGATGGAGAGAAGCTTGCGAATTGGAGGTGGAGGCAGGGAAAAGTGTCATTCAACAATATGACAAAGAGGTAAAAGTTAAAGCACATATAGTGGTGGGCCTCCTCCTTATTTGACCATCACCAAATGAATTTGTTCATGTGAATGTATAGGGAGAGTATTGTTCCTTGTGTTTGTTCATCTCGTAAGTAAATAAACCTAATTGTATAATATCCTCTCCTCACTGAAATGAACCTAGTCGTTGAAtaggcactttttttttttcgaattgTACGaatctaaataaaaaatttaggtgGTTTTGTAATGAATGGTAGGAGAGGCAGTAGTGCTCTGGTATTGAGAATCTGATAAGAATGAGTCGGTTGGACttggaaattttttcttttccgcAGACTGCTACTCTCAAGGAAGAACTGGAAACGACTAGGGCCTCACTGGATTTGGCAAACAACAAactgaagctgaaggaagagctagCCTTTACCGCGATGGCAGCACA contains:
- the LOC116266388 gene encoding uncharacterized protein At3g49055; this translates as MAEAAGLPSPPRQRGGDELIHADHYDPATTSPDIPTLETDSPGKVIRSCQSEDDSPHCSPSSSPDILSGGSPARSMEVEENVILIPTTIYEDKREDEGKLGIETLDLGEMPEEVSRELSSIDPPGMEDSDGEIAENEMSSRKETDRPREIEGAIEEGQEGSRQKQEFEARMEEVLERERNLGERLAAADIRILELEKERDSRKYVLAELSISVRRACDVVDGILKKLPVESSGVIQESGDGNNGDLNLDTETRDLVGSIKSLNGLVTAAETAFMEYEEKNRKEKKELENSVVSLTEEARDIGVLLKVALAEKEAAERSLNKLKGGGGEQKRVAILQIAERGLQRVGFGFMMGSGASEADSNGVVSSGTKVEGNESEEEVVSLASTIENMMKNLRLEISELRKSLDESRADNERLQQLTEKQAQKLSENHLYIKDLEERENVLTQNVEELMMEITEVEEDVVRWREACELEVEAGKSVIQQYDKETATLKEELETTRASLDLANNKLKLKEELAFTAMAAQEAAEKSLRLADTRSAILHERIEELTKQLEAVESRGDHSLRRRIRHVCWPWEVLKAAPGVSRRRPSRRRLSDMEGLLHYPA